ACAGATAATAAAATAAAAAAATATATAAAAAGAAAAGGTTAAACTAATTTTCTAATTTATCAATGAAAGTTAAAGCATTAGCTCTTACATAACCACTTTCATCATTCTCAGATAATTCTTTAAGAATGTCAAGTGCTTCATCTCCACCAATATTACCTAGGCCAAATACAGCACCTGAACGAACAAAACTTCTTTCATCCTTAGAAGCTTTGATGAAGACATCAAGAGTATCTTTATTAGCAATTTTAGCTAAAGCCCATACAGCTCCACCGCGAGCTCTCCAATTTTCATCATCCACTAATTTAAGTAAAGTATCTACCGCATCATCTCCATACTCAGAGAGTGCTGAGCTTGACTGTCTTCTAACCCATTTATTTTGGTCATGTAATAATTCACCAAAAACATCAATAGAACTAGGGTCTTTAACACTTTTAATAATATCGATAAGACTTAACTTAATAGACTTAGGATA
This genomic interval from Candidatus Methanosphaera massiliense contains the following:
- a CDS encoding HEAT repeat domain-containing protein; this translates as MSAEDVRNAIKDLNDLDDFVKLEAESTISTNMPDELDILHEEVVKPYYPKSIKLSLIDIIKSVKDPSSIDVFGELLHDQNKWVRRQSSSALSEYGDDAVDTLLKLVDDENWRARGGAVWALAKIANKDTLDVFIKASKDERSFVRSGAVFGLGNIGGDEALDILKELSENDESGYVRANALTFIDKLEN